Proteins found in one Methanospirillum hungatei JF-1 genomic segment:
- a CDS encoding type II toxin-antitoxin system RelE/ParE family toxin, with translation MAPSALKNYKKFPEKLREKIKSEALHIARNPYIYEELSEPLKGIRSYHFTFNSTQYRIAYQINESSREIEILLVKTRENFYDKLFRTFR, from the coding sequence ATGGCTCCTTCGGCATTGAAAAATTATAAGAAATTTCCAGAAAAGTTAAGGGAAAAGATTAAATCGGAAGCTCTTCACATTGCTCGTAATCCATATATCTATGAGGAACTGTCTGAACCTCTCAAAGGTATCAGATCATACCATTTCACATTTAATTCAACACAATATCGGATAGCATATCAGATTAATGAGTCTTCAAGGGAGATTGAGATTCTACTGGTAAAAACCAGAGAAAATTTTTATGACAAACTATTTCGAACATTCAGATAA